A region from the Spea bombifrons isolate aSpeBom1 chromosome 7, aSpeBom1.2.pri, whole genome shotgun sequence genome encodes:
- the LOC128501775 gene encoding uncharacterized protein LOC128501775 has protein sequence MEPRRFRGESEIDRTFDAVYRSLIGNGDHSGNGLWHKGKCCTGFSQSSHCLSFHKSRITSTKITQEKITLTLSDNACITDEKLPEAENTTLADCKLKMKTRYVHEKLNQGANDTIFQQDFVNQSNLDSGFQDLLETSNRRQEQNSPIYTPGENTCNTSVTTFLEDDGKQQLLCKACQNLQNKVRKYKSAGVKVFKIFDPNHWCCDYWMLNRIRHKDNTDRLKSIRNLKKTLKTLIALRLDHLKRTEQASLKCIRPHSFLQRNLRLCKRTHHRHCNSKPQRKSKSRLRSKGKTDKNGVEQNAKAKKHYFLGDSSSQEEDDYDLHRHVKVHKGKGRDGNQKLVNQGNTTRSLAGTQFLETTSTRKNWLLRSEVSSQKNIVPIFSLDVDESGVDSDDSFHIEPIPNATGVIENDPTLFSWGNESFRDMLAELNSGRLCSTIVKED, from the exons ATGGAGCCGAGGAGGTTTCGAGGCGAATCAGAAATCGACCGAACTTTTGATGCAGT GTATCGGTCTTTAATAGGAAATGGAGATCACAGTGGAAACGGTCTTTGGCACAAAGGAAAATGCTGTACAGGATTTTCCCAGTCAAGTCATTGTTTGTCTTTTCACAAAAGTAGAATAACTTCAACTAAAATAACACAAGAAAAAATTACACTAACTTTGTCAGATAATGCCTGTATCACGGACGAGAAGTTACCTGAGGCAGAAAATACCACATTGGCAGACTGCAAGCTGAAAATGAAGACTCGGTATGTTCATGAGAAGTTAAATCAGGGTGCAAACGATACAATCTTTCAACAAGATTTTGTAAATCAGAGTAATCTGGATTCTGGATTCCAAGATCTCCTGGAGACATCCAACAGAAGACAGGAACAAAACTCTCCAATTTATACTCCGGGAGAGAACACCTGTAATACAAGTGTCACTACGTTCCTTGAAGACGATGGGAAGCAACAACTATTATGTAAAGCTTGTCAAAATCTTCAAAACAAAGTCAGGAAATACAAGTCTGCTGGAGTGAAAGTATTTAAAATCTTTG ACCCCAACCACTGGTGTTGTGACTACTGGATGTTAAACAGAATTCGACATAAAGACAACACAGACAGATTAAAAAGCATaag GAACTTGAAGAAAACGCTAAAGACCCTGATAGCACTTAGACTCGACCATCTCAAAAGGACTGAACAAGCTTCTTTGAAATGTATCCGACCCCACTCATTTCTGCAGAG AAATCTTCGCTTATGCAAAAGGACACACCATAGACACTGCAATTCAAAACCACAGCGGAAGAGCAAGTCTAGGTTGAGATCGAAAGGAAAGACAGACAAAAATGGAGTGgaacaaaatgcaaaagcaaaaaaacattatttccttGGAGACAGTTCAAGCCAGGAGGAGGATGATTACGATTTACACAGACATGTGAAAGTACACAAAGGGAAAGGCAGAGATGGAAATCAGAAACTAGTGAATCAAGGTAACACCACTCGCTCTCTGGCTGGAACTCAATTTTTAGAGACCACTTCAACAAGAAAGAATTGGTTGCTTCGATCTGAGGTGTCTTCACAAAAGAACATTGTTCCAATCTTCTCACTCGATGTGGATGAAAGTGGAGTGGATTCTGATGACTCTTTTCACATAGAACCAATACCAAATGCCACAGGAGTTATTGAGAATGATCCAACTCTTTTCTCATGGGGAAATGAAAGTTTCCGTGACATGCTAGCAGAACTGAATTCAGGTCGCTTATGTAGCACAATTGTTAAAGAGGACTAA
- the DBR1 gene encoding lariat debranching enzyme has product MKIAVEGCCHGELDKIYETIKYLEKKENTKVDLLLCCGDFQAVRNEGDMKCMAVPPKYRQMQTFYKYYSGEKKAPVLTIFIGGNHEASNYLQELPYGGWVAPNIYYLGYAGIVKYRGVRIGGISGIFKSHDYRKGHFEHPPYSKETIRSAYHVRNIEVFKLKQLREPIDVFMSHDWPRSIYYYGNKKQLLKKKDFFQKEVEENTLGSPAAFELLCHLQPSYWFSAHLHVKFAAFMQHQQTTGQLPKATKFLALDKCLPHREFLQIVDVEHDPSKPECLEYDLEWLAVLKSTKDLLNVTSKTWNMPENNGLHPKWDFSATAEIRKEVLDDLGQDLCIPCNFSMTTPCYDPNNPQHKRVASHMINPQTTEFCAHLGLIDINARIRQEDESGDFEAPEENDVDSTGSIEDPSEYSTDTSILSSSINPDEITLDYDEEEEDASAPSMEPSPEHSSDLSVNFSQIRVLPDSMAVSSDDAMDSTNDELDRSESSQTEGEGKCPDKSLKRLSDECGRSAMKIKRRNQAIYRANDEEDK; this is encoded by the exons ATGAAGATTGCAGTTGAAGGGTGTTGCCATGGTGAGCTAGATAAGATCTATGAAACAATTAAGTATCTAGAGAAGAAGGAGAACACAAAAGTAGATCTGTTGCTTTGTTGCGGAGACTTCCAAGCAGTAAGAAATGAGGGGGACATGAAATGCATGGCAGTGCCTCCGAAGTACCGCCAGATGCAGACCTTTTACAA GTACTATTCTGGTGAGAAAAAGGCCCCAGTACTCACCATATTTATTGGAGGGAATCATGAGGCTTCAAACTATCTTCAAGAGCTTCCATATGGGGGCTGGGTGGCACCTAATATATACTACTTGG GTTATGCTGGAATTGTAAAATACCGTGGGGTAAGAATTGGAGGAATCTCTGGAATATTTAAATCCCATGATTACAGAAAAG GCCATTTTGAACACCCTCCTTACAGTAAGGAAACAATCAGAAGTGCCTACCATGTGAGGAACATAGAAGTCTTTAAGCTTAAACAG TTAAGAGAACCCATTGACGTatttatgtcacatgactggCCTCGTAGTATTTACTACTATGGGAACAAGAAACAGCTACTCAAGAAGAAAGACTTCTTCCAAAAAGAAGTAGAGGAGAACACTTTGGGGAGTCCAGCAGCCTTTGAACTTCTTTGTCACCTTCAACCATCGTACTGGTTCTCTGCCCATCTACATGTCAAATTTGCTGCCTTTATGCAGCACCAG CAAACCACAGGACAGCTACCCAAAGCAACCAAATTCTTAGCTCTTGATAAATGCCTTCCACATCGGGAGTTTTTGCAG ATAGTAGATGTAGAACATGACCCCAGTAAGCCTGAGTGTCTGGAATATGATCTTGAATGGTTGGCGGTTCTAAAGAGCACCAAGGATCTTCTTAATGTCACTTCTAAAACATGGAACATGCCTGAGAACAATGGTCTCCATCCCAA GTGGGATTTTAGCGCCACTGCAGAAATCAGGAAGGAGGTTCTCGATGACCTTGGCCAAGATCTTTGTATCCCTTGCAATTTCAGTATGACCACACCTTGTTATGATCCAAACAATCCACAGCACAAGAGGGTGGCTTCCCATATGATAAACCCACAGACCACTGAGTTCTGTGCTCACCTGGGGCTTATTGACATTAATGCAAGAATCCGGCAGGAGGATGAAAGTGGAGACTTTGAGGCACCAGAAGAGAATGATGTTGACAGCACTGGTTCAATAGAAGATCCCAGCGAATACAGCACAGACACTTCTATTTTATCTTCTTCCATTAACCCAGATGAGATAACTTTGGACTatgatgaggaagaggaggatgcaTCAGCACCGTCAATGGAACCTTCTCCAGAACATTCCTCTGATCTCTCGGTCAATTTTTCCCAGATTCGGGTGTTACCTGATTCAATGGCTGTTTCTTCAGATGATGCAATGGATTCCACAAATGATGAGTTAGACCGATCTGAAAGCAGCCAGACTGAGGGGGAAGGTAAATGCCCAGATAAATCATTAAAGCGGTTAAGTGATGAATGTGGCCGTAGTGCTATGAAGATTAAAAGGCGAAACCAGGCCATCTACCGTGCTAATGATGAGGAAGATAAGTAG